The following nucleotide sequence is from Gasterosteus aculeatus chromosome 5, fGasAcu3.hap1.1, whole genome shotgun sequence.
CGTTCGTGCTGTAGTCCGCCGTGGACACGGACCCGTCGGTGGCGATGTCCCACAGCAACGCCTCCCTGCCGCGGGCGACCCTCTCCGCTATCGCCCGGTACTCGGGCGTCCCGACCCGCAGGGGCGTTTCCTCCGCCTCGCCGCGCTGCAGGTCAAAGATCAGCGGCGGCTCGTGGAGCTGCGGCCTCCCCGTTGCGCCGCCGCACGCCTCGGCCGCCCCTGCgaggagaagaggacgtgtgtgcgcgcgacaCGGAGCGCGGCGCTGCAGCGCGGACACACGCGCGGTGCGACTCGTACCTGTGATGTAGAAAGCTTTGTGTGTCCCCGTCCGAACGGTCTGCAGGTCACCGAACCTCCCCGCTGCTCCGCTGTTGGGGTGGAACAGGAACTACGGGAACCAAGAACTTAGCGGGAACCTGATCCTCCACaccgttattttttttttttacaaacaagaAGTACCTCGTGACCCGTCTGTCCCCCGTGCAGGAGGACATTTGTGGCGTCAATGCCATCGTAACGTCTGTCCACGGGAGGAGAAACCTCGGCCAGGGACAGGAGGGTTGGGAAGATGTCCATTCCGCTGCAAGAGGACGTCACGTTCTTTTAGACCTTCGACCTGCTGGTGTTCTGAAGTTTTTCACTCAAGCGCCTCCGCTTATTGACGCACCTGAGCAGGGCGGAGCTGGTGGTGTTTGCGGGGATCCTCCCGGGCCAATAAGCCACCGTCGGCACCCGGTGACCCCCCTCCCAGGTCGTCTGCTTGGCCGAGCCGCCGCCTAAGACACAcaaagacgacgacgacgacctcGGGGGCGTGAGGACCAATAGCAGCGCACCCGTCATAACGcatgggggggggcggttggttTTTCATACCTCTGCTGCGCTGCCACTTTCCCACAAAGGGCCCCACGCTTCCCGAGTACTGGCACTTCCTCTCCCAGGGCCCGTTGTCCCCTAAACACAACAGCACACATCGGAGAACCGGCCCGCTGACGCGACCCGTCCGCGCGGGGAATCGCCACTGACCGGTGAACAAGATGAGCGTGTCGTCTTTGTCCGCCGTGTCCGAGGCGCTCTTCACCGCCCCCACCAGGCGGTCCATCTCCCGCAGGCTCGCGGCGAACACGTCGGCGCCGGAGGCGTCCGGGGCcggcgggggggtgaggggcaCGTGCACGTGAGCCAGCGCCATGTAGAGGAGATAGGGCCGTCCCCGCTGCCTGCACGCACAGGGGAGGGCCGCGCTGCGCTCGTCAAGACGGTTCCACTTTCAACACGCACGGCCGCCAAATGTGTTACAGAACTAGTTGCACAACGGGAACATCTGTGTTTATATTTACGCAGCGAGCGACTCGCCGCTCAGAGGGTCAGACAGCGATGTGCGATGTACATGTTGTGCAACTCGTCAGCAATACGGCCAAGCAGCATTCTGGGACATATTCTGGTCTGTGGTCAGCACATGACTGACAGCGATACTGGTTCACACGGCTCTCTAATGTATGACGGCCAGAGGCCAGACAGCTGGAAACAGCTGGAttcaccctctctctcacacacacacacacacacgatacagTAATGGGAGATTAACCAGATAAACAGATCCAGCTTTATATTAGTGAACTAAATTCTCTTCATACTTGAGTATcaacacatttgaataaaacgTATCTTCCAAAAACGCTGTAGAAAAACCAAACATAGTGAGTCTGCACCGTTTGCCCTCGGGTGACATATTCCTAATGATAAATCCGATTAACACGGAAAGATCGGCGGTCAAAGTCTGCAGATAATCTGCTTCGTGCTGCGCAGAACTGGAGCCTTTCCGTCCCGCGTGGATCATTTGTAGCCTTTTTGGGAGACAAACAACAACGAGGTACTAGAACACACTGACTGGTAAACGATCACCAGCTGACATAAAGTAGGCCAGAAATGTGCTCGCCCAAAGTTCATTTACTTACTGCCCCGTACAAATTGGTTTATTAGTGGTTACCAAATACTGCAGAAATCACCCTTCACTTAAGCACATTAATCAGGAGCTTCCTGACTGTTTCCTGAGTGAGTGAAATGCTGAAGTTTGTCGCTGGATTTACTTGATGTGGCGTTTGACGCGTCGCAGTGTTTGTTTGCGTTGAGTGTCGCCAGTACCTCGCGGCGTGGATGATCCTCGTGGCGGCAGACGCGTACCGCTCCGTCAGCGTCCACGGGTCGAGCGGCTGCTCCACAATCCGGCTGTTCTCCATCAGGGGAAGGCCCACTTTGGAATAACAGTCACGCGGGCGCTCATGCGATCTGAACCACAACGGAGAGGAACGACATTACTTGTCGAGTTTGCAGGATCTTGTaaagtgaaggaaaaaaagacgacaaataaaactaaatccatttacggagagagagagagagtcgcgTTTGTCACgcaggagacacacctggtcAGCGCAGAGTCACAGGCGGGACACGGGGGCAGGTTGTAACCAGGTGCGTCCGTGCAGCCCATGTCATTGCTGTAGGGGACGCCGAGGTAGTAGTCGAAGCCTGCCCAACAAACGGGACACATCTCAACTTTAACGCTTCACTAACAGGAGTTTTTTGACTTTGGACAGAGTAGATTCCCTCGCTAATTGGGTGTTCGGGTTTGGTCCACCACAAAAAGACTCTCTGAACATGTGATCGGTTTCACTGAAGCTTATGAAACTAAAAGGGTGAGAAGACGGGGGATTCCCGCGCATTCCCGTCTGCGAGTTAAACACTCGGGGGGGATGTTGTTGAGTCAGCTGCAGGCCAAAGGTCCACAGCAAGCGGGACATCGGCGGGGAGGTTTTGTCCTTCGCAGTCTTTCCCCTGCAGcgagcgaggggaggggggacggaACGGGGGGGGCTGTGCACGGAACATGCATCTAGAACAGCTGAGAAAGACTTCCTGGCACCATGAGACTGAACAGGAAATACACAGCGTAGCAGCGAGGGATGCGTTTAGCCGTGACGCACGCCCCTCTCAAAAGGTCGCGGGTTCAAAACGTCGAGCTCCTGCTCACCTCTGCTGGTTGGACCGTACGGCCCGTTGTGGCCGAGGTGCCATTTCCCGATCATGGCGGTGTGGTACGCGGCTTTCTGCAGCAGCCGGGGCAGGGTGACTTCGGACAGAGGCAGACCGGCCACGGAGCTCGCAGCAAAGTTGTGAGTCACGCCGTTCCTCAGGCCGTAGCGGCCCGTCAGGATGGCCGCGCGGGACGgggagcaggtggaggcggGGGAATGGAAATCCGTCAATCTGGAAGAAGTTGGGATATTTTTAAGGACGCTTAACCTTGTTGGCACGTCCCGTGCGGTGCAGACCGTGAAGATTATCAGAGATAATCAGGTGTGTAGGATCTAAGCCAGGCTCTGGTGGGATGAGAACGCAGAGCTGCTCAGTAGATCGGCCGCAGGATGAAGGAGCGAAGCGTTTACCGAAGCCCTTGCTCAGCCATCAGGTTGAGGTGGGGCGTGTTGTTGGACTTCCCTTCGCCCTGGTTAGCATCCAGGTCGCCCCAGCCGATATCGTCGGCCAGTATGATGATGAAGTTGGGCTTCTTCACACGGGCTCCATGTCGGGACGGCGCGTGGAGCAGCAGACCAcacatcagcatcagcatcccGGGCAAGAGAAGCGGGGTTAAGGCCCCCATGTCGGGCAGAGATCTGGAAAGTCAGTTCATTGAACTTTAGTTGGCACGAGCTTCACGTGACGACACTCAAGACCGATGACCTCATCCGTAACAGCATCCTGTCATTACCGCCGACACACAGGGGTGGAAAGAACATAAAAACAGAGATATCAGCATGCAACGTTGCATaacaaaaccacagaagaagaagtctaCGCCGTCCCTCCCCCGGTGGGAGGACGTGTAGGTGCGGGGAAGGATTCGAACATTTCTCACGCTCTATCCCACGAGGTACGACGTGTCCTGAGCCACTACTGCCCACCGCCGCAGGGGGTTGTGGGGGAGAACCGTCTGTAAGCTGATGCCGTTAAACCCTCACCCACCCATCGGGGGGGGAGGTATGAGGGGGGGGAGCATGTCGTTAGGCGGGAAGGCACGCGGAGTCATCGAGGAACCTTAAAGCCGCTGCGGCCGCAGACAGGTGAGAGGCGCGCGACGCCGACTCCTTCTTCCCCGGACGCGAGCAGGACGCGAGGAGGACGCGAGCGGAGCGGAGCGGAGCGGAGCGGGACGCGGCCCGGACGCCGGGAATCGAGCGCGCGGCTCGGGAGGAAGAAACGTTACTCACGAAGTGTGAAGCGTGTTGGGGTCCAAACGTCCACCGGACCGACAGCGTTGCGTCAGCCGTCCAAACCAAACCACCCCCCGTTAATTAGGGGGGGAAACGGTGAGTGGACGGGTTTAAAGTTAAACGACACACGTGTTTAACTAAACGTGACTTAAACGCGTTTGTTAAGTAATTTGCTAtttcttaaaaacaacaacaagctgcaCGAGGGTCTGTTTCTGTAAGAGAGAGACAATGATTTACGATCCCGACCCGCCCGCGAGGGGGCGCTGTACCATTTAGATATCCACAATAAAACGTATTCAGAGTagagtttttttaaaaactttttattcctttatttttaaactgacccatagccttatatttaattttattcttgccctatgttgtcttatctgtcttatTGTCCAACTGTCTGCTGTCATGCACCAgtcgccaagtcaaattccttgtatgtctgacatattttggttataaatgattcctgaaatacatttaaagaaatcAACAGCTTTGCTCGTTATCACATTTCTATTTTTCGGTTGCGTGTCTTCACAGGCCATGTCTCTGTGGACGCGTTTCTTGGGGCCCAACGTGTACCCGGAGGCCCCCGACGGAGGCTGGGGATGGGCGGTCGCTGCTGCCTTCTTCTTGGTGGAGGCTTTCACCTACGGTACCATCAAGATCTTTGGCATCTTCCTCCAGGACCTGATGGAGGAGTTTGGCGAGACAAACAGTCGGGTCTCCTGGGTCGTCTCCATCTGCGTGTTCGTCATGACCTTCAGCGGTGAGTACAGCTGATGAAGTAGAGTACGGACCGCGGAGTGAAATAATGGTGAGGTTTTGAGAATTCACGTTCCGTATTTGGCCTCAGGTCCTCTCTCAGCTGGGATGACGAACCGCTTCGGGTTCCAACTTGTTGTAATGACTGGAGGACTGCTTATTGCCACCGGCACCATAGCAACCAGCTTCACCAGCTCCATCAATCAAATGTACATCACCTACGGTGTAATTGCAGGTGCTTAATTGCTTTCTTGTTCCCATGTCTGAACGTCACATTGAGCTCATTTCATTTGGAGATGACGTACAGTGTGAAATCTTGAATCTTTTCCACTCTGAAGGTTTTGGCTACTGTCTGACCTTCCTGCCCACCGTGACCATCCTTTCCCAGTATTTCACACGCCGGCGGTCTCTGGTCATCGCCGTGGCCTCGACCGGAGAGTCCCTGTCCATGTGTGCACTGGCACCAGGCGAGCGCCGCAGCCTCCACAGACGTTCTATGCACACGGTTACATACATAAAACACGCCTTTGTACGGGGGTTATGAAAACCACCCGATCTATTCTTTTGTGTTGGACTTTGCACTCTTTATCTCAGGAGATTAGACACGTCGTTATGTGACTTCTCTAGTCTCAAACAATGTGAAAAGACATATTTGTATTAGAGGATTCAGAGGCTTAAGTTCAgctctaaaatacatttttcttttctatgtaaaaaaaataaccaaGAAAAGAGTTAAAACCACTATTAAGTCATCCGTGTAAAACCCACGAATAGTAACACTTGCATTGACCCTCGTGAACACGGGGCACTGTAGCTTATTTTGAGTCATTCCCACATGCTAATAAAAAGCCCGTTACAAACTATACACTTTGTAAAGCCTAAAGTGGAACCTGAGCTACAAACTGAATACAGTAATTAAGAGATcaacacgttgttgttgttgtgctttcaTTGGAATAGCTGAGAACAGAAATACTTTTCTGGCCTTTTCctttaatataaaaacacacgTTCCTTTCATGCTGAAGGCCCTTACGACCTCATTGTGACATCAGTTTTCTGTACTgaacacctcctcctgctcctcagccTTTTCTGCACTGAGGGACGTTATTGGCTGGCGACGTACCATGGCGGTGATCGGAGGCCTGCAGACCATCATAATCCTCTGCGGAGCTCTGCTTCGGCCGATCGTCATCATCAAGCCCGGAGCGACCGACGGATCGTCCTCAAAGCAGATGGAGGATCTCCGTACGTCAGAAGATGCTACGGGCGCAAACCTGGACGACTCCACGGTGAACAAAACCTCACGTGCACAAAACTCCGTGGTCGCTGCGCTCAACGGTGTCCAGGCTCTCCAGggcacagacagcagcagctcggaGGAGAAGACACTACTGGGCGAAGAAGCGAGGACGTCTGCGGAAACCACGACGGGCTCTGAGACGAAGCAGAAAGGGAGCGACGCCGCCGAGAAACGGGCGACGAGCCCCGCCGGCCAGAAGCCGCCTCCCAGGAATTCCAAGCTTCTAGATTTCTCCGTCCTCGGGGAGTGCAGCTTCATCCTCTACTCTCTGTTCGGGCTGTTCGCCACGCTGGGCTTCTTCGCCCCGCCGCTCTACGTCATCGAGCTGAGCGTGAGCCGAGGCGTGGAGCGGGACACCGCCACCTACATGCTCTCCGCCATGGCCGTGGCGGAAATCGCCGGCCGCCTCTCCATCGGGTGGATCCTGACCCGGGAGCGCTTCAggcagaagaagctgctggtgctgctggtgtgcGTGGTCGGGATGACGGCGGATCTGTTGGGGTTCACGCAGGCCTCGGAGTTCTACGGCCTGGCGGCGTGCTGCGGTTTCTTCGGCTTCTTCATGGGGAGCATATCGTGCAGCCACATCCCCATGCTGGCTGAGGACGACGTGGTGGGGATCGAGAGGATGTCCTCCGCCGCCGGCGTCTACGTGTTCATACAGAGCTTTGCTGGGCTGGGCGGACCCCCGCTGGGAGGTAAAAGGCATCTTGCGGCGAGGAGGTTTCACTTTCCGGCAGCTTTTGTCTTCTGGAGACACGAGGACGATGACATCAAGTATTATCGACCTTCTGGTGAAAATAGCTGATGCCTGCTTCAAATAGCTACATGCATTATTTAGTGCCATCCATTTTCCTCTCCTTATTCGGGGTCAGGACGTGGATAATTCCGCTTTTCAGTACGATAAAGTTAAGGGACGTGGAGAAGACGCATGAACTAAAAGGTGGAAGGCAAAATATCCACACCAaatactacatttcccataattCAGCTTGATGGCTTTATCTTAGTTTCCTTTCCTGATAGAGTCCAGTAACCTGGATGAAAtcactatgacatcatcagggtTATTTTCTCAGCTcacctctaccccccccccctcaggcgtGCTGGTGGATGCGACTCAGAACTACGGATCGGCCTTCTACTCCTGTGCAGCCGGCATGGGACTGGGCGCCCTGTTCCTGGCCTTGGTGAGACCTGCTAAGAAAGGAGTGCTCTGCAGGAGCAGGAAGTCCAAGCAGCCAGAAGGCAACCATGAGAAGAACGGGGACTCCGAGTGCAGCGCATGAACGGGAGGATCTGGAGAAGCATcggagaagagcagcagaggtCCTATGAGGGTAAAACGGAGTCTAAAGACGACAGTATTCAGGTGTTGAAGttagaaaataaagagaaagacCAAAGTCTTTATGATCCAGGAACATTCTTTAGAACGTTTTGCACACTGTGCCTTCCCGTATGTACCAAACTGTGTTTAATTCTACAGGCAATGTCCTGGAAATGCTTTAAAGTTGGACCACTAAATGAGCTTCAGGTGACTCCAGCTGGTGTTGTGGTCTTTAGCTCACAAGTAGAGCTGTAACGTGTGGACAATGGATTGATGAAGCTTCCAGATGCTGCACAGTGCAAAATGTAACACAATTACTTGATAAACTAATAACCTGCCTGCAAACAAAGCAAAGCCATACAATGTGATTCAAATGTAGCTGTGAGAACAGTAAATTGCACAAATTCTGTAACGTGTAGAAAACGCATGAAGCTCAGGAGTGTAAACGTGTTTCTGACCAAACCGTTGCTAAGCTGACCGTGGAATGTTATGTAGTGTAAGACGTCAGAAATCAAACtatttttctattctttttcATGATAATGTGGTCATAATAAAGCAAGAGTGACACGAATCACATGATTacgctgactttttttttttatacacctCAACTTATTCAACTGCTATTGGGCTGGTCACATGATTTTGCTttgatatattatttatataatttatgTACAAATGGCAAATTATTTCCAttcagaaaatatattaaacggAACTCAGCATTTCATCCTGTCGAGAAAAACAAAATTGCCATTTGACCTTGTGACCCCTCTGGTTATCCTGAGATTTGCTGAAACTGAAGAACAATGTGGACTCTGTTTCACCTTCAAATAGCAGCACAAATGTTCTGCAGACTTGTGAACAAGTAGAATATTCATCTCGTGGCCACAGTGGTTTTGGAAATGTGGAGCACAGACTGAGGCTGGTCTGGATCCTCCACCCTGACCACGCTCCACCCAGGGCAGGCCTGTGGAACACGGGTAAACTTTCACTTAAAGGAGGTACGAAAAAGGGCATAAAGGCACACGTTCTGTTTTCTatggaagatgttttttttaccattttgaaACCAATGGCGACCTGCAGCTTGCAAAGGCAGATACACACAGCTCAACCACTGGCTGTGCTTTATTTATTACGCTTTACTTCAAACATGTGGCCCAACTCGCCACCGGCAGTATTGAGTGTTTTCATCAATAGTGAGGACGTTTGGCCAGACCGCTCAAAGTGCAAAGGGAGTGAGGGGTGGAGCGTGTTTGTCAGGATGGAAGCAGCAAGGGGCTGGTGATGGggtgatggggggagggggttgatgTCCATTCACAAACACAGAGTAGCCCCCCTGCTTCAGCCGCTcagcagagctgcagctgtCTGAGTAGTCGTCAGTGTCAAACACTAAATCCTGCAAGCACACAACTCACAGGATGTAGGCACCTAAACTAAAAGCTCCCCAGGCTTTTGCACAGCGCCACCTCGTGGCAGCTTAGCCACAGTACATCATCAGAGACCACTGACAACGTTGAGTGTGTATATGATCCACTTTGTTCAAAAATATATCTCAAGTCTgatgcaatatttattttagtatCGTCCTGGCGTTTCAACAGCACATGTACAGTATGGTGAGGTCTCCTGAAGGCCAAAAAAGGCATCTTTATTGTTAGTAATGTAAAACGTGGAATATAATGCATGGCAGAAAATCTgacaatataatatatagaaaaaatggatggaaaataaaatccaaatgGACACGTGGAGGGTTTATATAATAGAGGTAACGTGGCTTGCAGAcgaaataaattaaaagttaaTACTCATGTGAACGCCCACGGAATTTATTCGTAAAATCAATGCATAAGTTTCAATGTTTAGACGTAAACTAACTAGTTCACGATGGTCGCTCCGTTTCCGGTCTCTCCTTGATCCCGATGACGTCATGTAAACAGAGGGGCGGAGCTCTTAGAGGGAAACATTGACGAGCAGCAGACGCGGCGCTGCTATGGCACACCTAGCGACCTCCCGTCATCGCCGGTCCTGCTGCGGGCTGAACATAGAATAACCAAAACTTTTCTAAGTTACTTTTCCTGAAATCGGGGTTGTGTCGAGAACGGCCAACAGCTAAGTACGACTCGCGGCCGCTGAGCGGAGTACGAAAGCGGAAGAAGTTGCCGAACGCGTAACGTTCGTGCGGCTCCGCAGCGGTTAGCTTACGTCGTTAGCTTAAGCCGTTAGCTTAAGTCGTCTAACGTCGCACGGCAGCAGCTAGCAGGCTAGCTAGCAGGCTAGCGCGCTCCCTTCGCTGTCATGTCCGGGCTCTCTCGGGCTCGTGCTGCTTGAACGAGGGTTCCTAGCTAGCAGTTAGCTGGTTAGCTATCAGCCGCCCAGCAGCAAAGGCGCAGGCGGGGCGGACTGGACCTGCAACGGGGACAGATCGGGGACACGCGGCGGGGGGTTTGGTGCTTTCCTCCGGGGACCCGCGAGCCGACACGCAGCCTCTCCGATGAGACGAGAGCGAGCCTGACACGCCGAGTGACCCAAACCAAAGCTCTGCGGTcagatctctctctctacccGGCTTCAAAAGGAGGCTCTACCTTTCCTCTGtgccaaagaaacaaaaagcccCAAATATCCGTCATCGCCGCAGAGATGCTGACTGACAGCAGGTAACACATCCTTCATTAAGAGCCGGTCATCGCGTACGATATTACGATCGATCGTTACAACACAGCTGAGAGACCAATACAGTGTTTAATCACTACGTATGTAGTATGTTCCTCAACGTGTCCTCACGATGGGAGTGCCACATGTAACTCTGATCATGTAACTGCTTGGGTGTGTGTTGCTATTTTTGGTTCCTCTTGATTCTCTTCTTCCCCGCCTGCAATATTTTCTGTCACAATCTTCCCTTCTGTGTTCAATTCGCTCAATGTTCCATTTCTGTGTTGCACAGGAAACGACACCGTAACTGTGACAGTGAGGAGGACCAGCAGCTGAGTTCTCAGGCCAAGAGGTCAGGGGGGGGTCCCAGCCTGCTCCTGTCAGATCTGGATTCAGAGGTGAGATTGACTTGGTCTTTGCGTGTGTTGCTAGaacgtcagagagagagaaaagtctTTGTTTTGTAGAGGACAAATCCGCCAAGGTCATTTATTTTCCATAAAGTGTATTGACGTCTGTGGACGGGGGCGGCAAGTACATTTGTCTCTGCATGGCGTATGTAGTGCAACACAGTCAGGAAAAGCAcagcatgttttatttacagcatCTGCATCCTTCCACCCATTAAGCTCCAACTCTGAGCCCCTCTCGGTTCTGCTTTTACAGTCTTCCAGCAGCGACAGCAGCAACGGGATCAGCAGTCCAGAGAGAGCGCTGGTGGCTACCACCAGGCCATGCATACACAGCCAGAACCACTGCATCACCCAGTGCCCCCCCAGCCCAAAGCCCGAAGACTCCGGTTGCGCCTTGCAGCGCGGTTTCCATGGCGACGGCAGCAGTGTCTCCTACGACCACATCAACAGAGTCCTGAGGGAGGCGCACTTCAACAGTCTGCAGACCAGAGGGCGTCCGGGCTCAACATGACCGTTGAcccctgatccccccccctcctgacctCCGGGGCCACCAGTGCTGACGCTATTAGCGCGGTGGCT
It contains:
- the arsg gene encoding arylsulfatase G isoform X1; its protein translation is MGALTPLLLPGMLMLMCGLLLHAPSRHGARVKKPNFIIILADDIGWGDLDANQGEGKSNNTPHLNLMAEQGLRLTDFHSPASTCSPSRAAILTGRYGLRNGVTHNFAASSVAGLPLSEVTLPRLLQKAAYHTAMIGKWHLGHNGPYGPTSRGFDYYLGVPYSNDMGCTDAPGYNLPPCPACDSALTRSHERPRDCYSKVGLPLMENSRIVEQPLDPWTLTERYASAATRIIHAARQRGRPYLLYMALAHVHVPLTPPPAPDASGADVFAASLREMDRLVGAVKSASDTADKDDTLILFTGQWRFPARTGRVSGPVLRCVLLCLGDNGPWERKCQYSGSVGPFVGKWQRSRGGGSAKQTTWEGGHRVPTVAYWPGRIPANTTSSALLSGMDIFPTLLSLAEVSPPVDRRYDGIDATNVLLHGGQTGHEFLFHPNSGAAGRFGDLQTVRTGTHKAFYITGAAEACGGATGRPQLHEPPLIFDLQRGEAEETPLRVGTPEYRAIAERVARGREALLWDIATDGSVSTADYSTNASAAPCCEPTRAACRCNAHTDTHTHTHTHTQ
- the arsg gene encoding arylsulfatase G isoform X2 gives rise to the protein MGALTPLLLPGMLMLMCGLLLHAPSRHGARVKKPNFIIILADDIGWGDLDANQGEGKSNNTPHLNLMAEQGLRLTDFHSPASTCSPSRAAILTGRYGLRNGVTHNFAASSVAGLPLSEVTLPRLLQKAAYHTAMIGKWHLGHNGPYGPTSRGFDYYLGVPYSNDMGCTDAPGYNLPPCPACDSALTRSHERPRDCYSKVGLPLMENSRIVEQPLDPWTLTERYASAATRIIHAARQRGRPYLLYMALAHVHVPLTPPPAPDASGADVFAASLREMDRLVGAVKSASDTADKDDTLILFTGDNGPWERKCQYSGSVGPFVGKWQRSRGGGSAKQTTWEGGHRVPTVAYWPGRIPANTTSSALLSGMDIFPTLLSLAEVSPPVDRRYDGIDATNVLLHGGQTGHEFLFHPNSGAAGRFGDLQTVRTGTHKAFYITGAAEACGGATGRPQLHEPPLIFDLQRGEAEETPLRVGTPEYRAIAERVARGREALLWDIATDGSVSTADYSTNASAAPCCEPTRAACRCNAHTDTHTHTHTHTQ
- the LOC120819383 gene encoding monocarboxylate transporter 7 gives rise to the protein MSLWTRFLGPNVYPEAPDGGWGWAVAAAFFLVEAFTYGTIKIFGIFLQDLMEEFGETNSRVSWVVSICVFVMTFSGPLSAGMTNRFGFQLVVMTGGLLIATGTIATSFTSSINQMYITYGVIAGFGYCLTFLPTVTILSQYFTRRRSLVIAVASTGESLSMCALAPAFSALRDVIGWRRTMAVIGGLQTIIILCGALLRPIVIIKPGATDGSSSKQMEDLRTSEDATGANLDDSTVNKTSRAQNSVVAALNGVQALQGTDSSSSEEKTLLGEEARTSAETTTGSETKQKGSDAAEKRATSPAGQKPPPRNSKLLDFSVLGECSFILYSLFGLFATLGFFAPPLYVIELSVSRGVERDTATYMLSAMAVAEIAGRLSIGWILTRERFRQKKLLVLLVCVVGMTADLLGFTQASEFYGLAACCGFFGFFMGSISCSHIPMLAEDDVVGIERMSSAAGVYVFIQSFAGLGGPPLGGVLVDATQNYGSAFYSCAAGMGLGALFLALVRPAKKGVLCRSRKSKQPEGNHEKNGDSECSA
- the LOC120819802 gene encoding protein VCF1; translation: MLTDSRKRHRNCDSEEDQQLSSQAKRSGGGPSLLLSDLDSESSSSDSSNGISSPERALVATTRPCIHSQNHCITQCPPSPKPEDSGCALQRGFHGDGSSVSYDHINRVLREAHFNSLQTRGRPGST